A single region of the Candidatus Kryptoniota bacterium genome encodes:
- a CDS encoding Dabb family protein translates to MIKHVVFFKFHPGTPDEEKSKMENGLRNLRSHIPEIKNFELGKDVVHSERSFDFALIGTFDDLESLKKYAAHPEHQKVLKLINRICGSIKSVDFET, encoded by the coding sequence ATGATTAAGCACGTGGTGTTTTTCAAATTCCATCCGGGCACGCCGGATGAAGAAAAGTCGAAAATGGAAAACGGGTTGAGAAATCTTCGGTCACACATCCCCGAGATAAAGAATTTCGAATTGGGAAAAGATGTTGTTCATTCAGAGCGATCGTTCGACTTCGCGCTGATCGGTACGTTCGACGACCTGGAGTCGCTGAAGAAATACGCTGCGCACCCCGAACATCAGAAAGTTTTGAAACTTATCAACCGGATCTGCGGTAGTATCAAATCGGTGGACTTTGAAACTTAA